Proteins encoded together in one Dasypus novemcinctus isolate mDasNov1 chromosome 9, mDasNov1.1.hap2, whole genome shotgun sequence window:
- the RNF19B gene encoding E3 ubiquitin-protein ligase RNF19B isoform X2, protein MGSEKDSESPRSTSLHAAAPDSKCRSGGRRRRLTFHSVFSASARGRRARAKPQAEPPPPAAPPPPPAAAPAAAQAPPPEALPAEPAAEAEAEAAEAVAAAGPGFDDEEAAEGGGSGPEEVECPLCLVRLPPERAPRLLSCPHRSCRDCLRHYLRLEISESRVPISCPECSERLNPHDIRLLLADPPLMHKYEEFMLRRYLASDPDCRWCPAPDCGYAVIAYGCASCPKLTCEREGCQTEFCYHCKQIWHPNQTCDMARQQRAQSLRVRTKHTSGLSYGQESGPADDIKPCPRCSAYIIKMNDGSCNHMTCAVCGCEFCWLCMKEISDLHYLSPSGCTFWGKKPWSRKKKILWQLGTLIGAPVGISLIAGIAIPAMVIGIPVYVGRKIHSRYEGRKTSKHKRNLAITGGVTLSVIASPVIAAVSVGIGVPIMLAYVYGVVPISLCRGGGCGVSTANGKGVKIEFDEDDGPITVADAWRALKNPSIGESSIEGLTSVLSTSGSPTDGLSVMQGPYSETASFAALSGGTLSGGILSSGKGKYSRECNNMEIQVDIEAKPSHYQLVSGSSTEDSLHVHAQMAENEEGSGSGGGGSSEEDPPCKHQNCDQKDCLANKPWDISLAQPESIRSDLESSDTQSDDVPDITSDECGSPRSHTAACPSTPRAQGAPSPSAHMNLSAPSEGQTVLKSEGAEANV, encoded by the exons ATGGGCTCCGAGAAGGACTCGGAATCGCCGCGCTCCACATCTCTACATGCGGCCGCGCCCGACTCCAAGTGCCGCAGCGGCGGCCGGCGCCGGCGCCTCACCTTCCACAGCGTCTTCTCCGCCTCGGCCCGCGGCCGCCGCGCCCGGGCCAAGCCGCAGGCCGAGCCGCCGCCCCCGgctgcgccgccgccgccgccggccgcTGCCCCGGCCGCGGCCCAGGCCCCGCCGCCCGAGGCGCTGCCCGCCGAGCCCGCCGCGGAGGCCGAGGCGGAGGCCGCAGAAGCGGTGGCGGCGGCCGGGCCGGGGTTCGACGATGAGGAGGCGGCAGAGGGCGGCGGCTCGGGCCCGGAGGAGGTGGAGTGTCCGCTGTGCCTGGTGCGGCTGCCGCCGGAGCGGGCCCCGCGCCTTCTCAGCTGCCCGCACCGCTCGTGCCGGGACTGCCTCCGTCACTACCTGCGTCTGGAGATCAGCGAGAGCCGGGTGCCCATCAGCTGTCCCGAGTGCAGCGAGCGGCTCAACCCGCACGACATCCGCCTGCTGCTGGCCGACCCGCCGCTCATGCACAAATACGAGGAGTTCATGCTGCGCCGCTACCTGGCCTCAGACCCCGACTGCCGCTGGTGCCCGGCCCCCGACTGCGG TTATGCTGTTATTGCCTATGGCTGTGCCAGCTGCCCAAAGCTGACCTGTGAGAGGGAAGGCTGCCAGACTGAATTCTGTTACCACTGCAAGCAGATATGGCATCCAAATCAGACATGCGATATGGCCCGTCAACAGAGGGCACAGAGTTTACGAGTACGGACCAAACACACTTCAGGTCTCAGTTATGGGCAAGAATCTGGACCAG CAGATGACATCAAGCCATGCCCACGATGCAGTGCTTACATCATCAAGATGAATGATGGAAGCTGTAATCACATGACCTGTGCAGTATGTGGCTGTGAATTTTGTTGGCTTTGTATGAAAGAGATCTCAGACTTGCATTACCTCAG CCCCTCTGGCTGCACATTCTGGGGCAAGAAGCCATGGAGCCGTAAGAAGAAAATTCTTTGGCAGCTGGGTACATTGATTGGTGCTCCAGTGGGGATTTCCCTCATTGCTGGTATTGCCATTCCTGCCATGGTCATTGGCATTCCTGTTTATGTTGGCAGGAAG atccACAGCAGGTATGAGGGAAGGAAAACCTCCAAGCACAAGAGGAATTTGGCTATCACAGGAGGAGTGACTTTATCAGTCATTGCATCCCCAGTTATTGCTGCAGTTAGTGTTG GTATTGGTGTTCCCATTATGCTGGCATATGTCTATGGAGTTGTGCCCATTTCTCTCTGTCGTGGAGGAGGCTGTGGAGTTAGTACAGCCAATGGGAAAGGGGTGAAAATTGAGTTTGATGAAGATGATGGCCCAATCACAG TGGCAGATGCCTGGCGAGCCCTCAAGAATCCCAGCATTGGGGAAAGCAGCATTGAAGGCCTGACTAGTGTATTGAGCACCAGCGGAAGCCCTACAGATGGACTCAGTGTTATGCAGGGCCCTTACAGTGAAACAGCCAGCTTTGCAGCCCTCTCAGGGGGTACGCTGAGTGGTGGCATTCTGTCCAGTGGCAAAGGAAAATACAGCAG AGAGTGCAACAATATGGAAATCCAAGTGGACATTGAAGCCAAGCCAAGCCACTATCAGCTAGTGAGTGGAAGCAGCACAGAGGACTCACTCCATGTCCATGCTCAGATGGCAGAAAATGAAGAAGGTAGTGGcagtggtggtggcggcagcagtGAAGAGGATCCTCCCTGTAAACACCAAAACTGTGACCAGAAAGACTGCTTGGCCAACAAACCTTGGGACATCAGCCTGGCCCAGCCTGAGAGCATCCGCAGTGACCTGGAGAGCTCTGATACACAGTCTGATGATGTGCCAGACATCACCTCAGATGAGTGTGGCTCCCCCCGCTCCCACACTGCAGCCTGTCCTTCTACCCCTAGAGCCCAAGGTGCACCAAGCCCAAGTGCCCATATGAACCTCTCTGCCCCATCTGAGGGGCAGACTGTTTTGAAGTCAGAAGGTGCAGAAGCCAACGTATGA
- the RNF19B gene encoding E3 ubiquitin-protein ligase RNF19B isoform X1 produces the protein MGSEKDSESPRSTSLHAAAPDSKCRSGGRRRRLTFHSVFSASARGRRARAKPQAEPPPPAAPPPPPAAAPAAAQAPPPEALPAEPAAEAEAEAAEAVAAAGPGFDDEEAAEGGGSGPEEVECPLCLVRLPPERAPRLLSCPHRSCRDCLRHYLRLEISESRVPISCPECSERLNPHDIRLLLADPPLMHKYEEFMLRRYLASDPDCRWCPAPDCGYAVIAYGCASCPKLTCEREGCQTEFCYHCKQIWHPNQTCDMARQQRAQSLRVRTKHTSGLSYGQESGPDDIKPCPRCSAYIIKMNDGSCNHMTCAVCGCEFCWLCMKEISDLHYLSPSGCTFWGKKPWSRKKKILWQLGTLIGAPVGISLIAGIAIPAMVIGIPVYVGRKIHSRYEGRKTSKHKRNLAITGGVTLSVIASPVIAAVSVGIGVPIMLAYVYGVVPISLCRGGGCGVSTANGKGVKIEFDEDDGPITVADAWRALKNPSIGESSIEGLTSVLSTSGSPTDGLSVMQGPYSETASFAALSGGTLSGGILSSGKGKYSRLEVQADVQKEIFPKDTASLGAISDNASTRAMAGSIISSYNPQDRECNNMEIQVDIEAKPSHYQLVSGSSTEDSLHVHAQMAENEEGSGSGGGGSSEEDPPCKHQNCDQKDCLANKPWDISLAQPESIRSDLESSDTQSDDVPDITSDECGSPRSHTAACPSTPRAQGAPSPSAHMNLSAPSEGQTVLKSEGAEANV, from the exons ATGGGCTCCGAGAAGGACTCGGAATCGCCGCGCTCCACATCTCTACATGCGGCCGCGCCCGACTCCAAGTGCCGCAGCGGCGGCCGGCGCCGGCGCCTCACCTTCCACAGCGTCTTCTCCGCCTCGGCCCGCGGCCGCCGCGCCCGGGCCAAGCCGCAGGCCGAGCCGCCGCCCCCGgctgcgccgccgccgccgccggccgcTGCCCCGGCCGCGGCCCAGGCCCCGCCGCCCGAGGCGCTGCCCGCCGAGCCCGCCGCGGAGGCCGAGGCGGAGGCCGCAGAAGCGGTGGCGGCGGCCGGGCCGGGGTTCGACGATGAGGAGGCGGCAGAGGGCGGCGGCTCGGGCCCGGAGGAGGTGGAGTGTCCGCTGTGCCTGGTGCGGCTGCCGCCGGAGCGGGCCCCGCGCCTTCTCAGCTGCCCGCACCGCTCGTGCCGGGACTGCCTCCGTCACTACCTGCGTCTGGAGATCAGCGAGAGCCGGGTGCCCATCAGCTGTCCCGAGTGCAGCGAGCGGCTCAACCCGCACGACATCCGCCTGCTGCTGGCCGACCCGCCGCTCATGCACAAATACGAGGAGTTCATGCTGCGCCGCTACCTGGCCTCAGACCCCGACTGCCGCTGGTGCCCGGCCCCCGACTGCGG TTATGCTGTTATTGCCTATGGCTGTGCCAGCTGCCCAAAGCTGACCTGTGAGAGGGAAGGCTGCCAGACTGAATTCTGTTACCACTGCAAGCAGATATGGCATCCAAATCAGACATGCGATATGGCCCGTCAACAGAGGGCACAGAGTTTACGAGTACGGACCAAACACACTTCAGGTCTCAGTTATGGGCAAGAATCTGGACCAG ATGACATCAAGCCATGCCCACGATGCAGTGCTTACATCATCAAGATGAATGATGGAAGCTGTAATCACATGACCTGTGCAGTATGTGGCTGTGAATTTTGTTGGCTTTGTATGAAAGAGATCTCAGACTTGCATTACCTCAG CCCCTCTGGCTGCACATTCTGGGGCAAGAAGCCATGGAGCCGTAAGAAGAAAATTCTTTGGCAGCTGGGTACATTGATTGGTGCTCCAGTGGGGATTTCCCTCATTGCTGGTATTGCCATTCCTGCCATGGTCATTGGCATTCCTGTTTATGTTGGCAGGAAG atccACAGCAGGTATGAGGGAAGGAAAACCTCCAAGCACAAGAGGAATTTGGCTATCACAGGAGGAGTGACTTTATCAGTCATTGCATCCCCAGTTATTGCTGCAGTTAGTGTTG GTATTGGTGTTCCCATTATGCTGGCATATGTCTATGGAGTTGTGCCCATTTCTCTCTGTCGTGGAGGAGGCTGTGGAGTTAGTACAGCCAATGGGAAAGGGGTGAAAATTGAGTTTGATGAAGATGATGGCCCAATCACAG TGGCAGATGCCTGGCGAGCCCTCAAGAATCCCAGCATTGGGGAAAGCAGCATTGAAGGCCTGACTAGTGTATTGAGCACCAGCGGAAGCCCTACAGATGGACTCAGTGTTATGCAGGGCCCTTACAGTGAAACAGCCAGCTTTGCAGCCCTCTCAGGGGGTACGCTGAGTGGTGGCATTCTGTCCAGTGGCAAAGGAAAATACAGCAG GTTAGAAGTCCAAGCCGATGTCCAAAAGGAAATTTTCCCCAAAGACACAGCCAGTCTTGGTGCAATTAGTGACAACGCAAGCACTCGTGCTATGGCCGGTTCCATAATCAGTTCCTACAATCCACAGGACAG AGAGTGCAACAATATGGAAATCCAAGTGGACATTGAAGCCAAGCCAAGCCACTATCAGCTAGTGAGTGGAAGCAGCACAGAGGACTCACTCCATGTCCATGCTCAGATGGCAGAAAATGAAGAAGGTAGTGGcagtggtggtggcggcagcagtGAAGAGGATCCTCCCTGTAAACACCAAAACTGTGACCAGAAAGACTGCTTGGCCAACAAACCTTGGGACATCAGCCTGGCCCAGCCTGAGAGCATCCGCAGTGACCTGGAGAGCTCTGATACACAGTCTGATGATGTGCCAGACATCACCTCAGATGAGTGTGGCTCCCCCCGCTCCCACACTGCAGCCTGTCCTTCTACCCCTAGAGCCCAAGGTGCACCAAGCCCAAGTGCCCATATGAACCTCTCTGCCCCATCTGAGGGGCAGACTGTTTTGAAGTCAGAAGGTGCAGAAGCCAACGTATGA
- the RNF19B gene encoding E3 ubiquitin-protein ligase RNF19B isoform X3, translated as MGSEKDSESPRSTSLHAAAPDSKCRSGGRRRRLTFHSVFSASARGRRARAKPQAEPPPPAAPPPPPAAAPAAAQAPPPEALPAEPAAEAEAEAAEAVAAAGPGFDDEEAAEGGGSGPEEVECPLCLVRLPPERAPRLLSCPHRSCRDCLRHYLRLEISESRVPISCPECSERLNPHDIRLLLADPPLMHKYEEFMLRRYLASDPDCRWCPAPDCGYAVIAYGCASCPKLTCEREGCQTEFCYHCKQIWHPNQTCDMARQQRAQSLRVRTKHTSGLSYGQESGPADDIKPCPRCSAYIIKMNDGSCNHMTCAVCGCEFCWLCMKEISDLHYLSPSGCTFWGKKPWSRKKKILWQLGTLIGAPVGISLIAGIAIPAMVIGIPVYVGRKIHSRYEGRKTSKHKRNLAITGGVTLSVIASPVIAAVSVGIGVPIMLAYVYGVVPISLCRGGGCGVSTANGKGVKIEFDEDDGPITVADAWRALKNPSIGESSIEGLTSVLSTSGSPTDGLSVMQGPYSETASFAALSGGTLSGGILSSGKGKYSRLEVQADVQKEIFPKDTASLGAISDNASTRAMAGSIISSYNPQDRECNNMEIQVDIEAKPSHYQLVSGSSTEDSLHVHAQMAENEEGSGSGGGGSSEEDPPCKHQNCDQKDCLANKPWDISLAQPESIRSDLESSDTQSDDVPDITSDECGSPRSHTAACPSTPRAQGAPSPSAHMNLSAPSEGQTVLKSEGAEANV; from the exons ATGGGCTCCGAGAAGGACTCGGAATCGCCGCGCTCCACATCTCTACATGCGGCCGCGCCCGACTCCAAGTGCCGCAGCGGCGGCCGGCGCCGGCGCCTCACCTTCCACAGCGTCTTCTCCGCCTCGGCCCGCGGCCGCCGCGCCCGGGCCAAGCCGCAGGCCGAGCCGCCGCCCCCGgctgcgccgccgccgccgccggccgcTGCCCCGGCCGCGGCCCAGGCCCCGCCGCCCGAGGCGCTGCCCGCCGAGCCCGCCGCGGAGGCCGAGGCGGAGGCCGCAGAAGCGGTGGCGGCGGCCGGGCCGGGGTTCGACGATGAGGAGGCGGCAGAGGGCGGCGGCTCGGGCCCGGAGGAGGTGGAGTGTCCGCTGTGCCTGGTGCGGCTGCCGCCGGAGCGGGCCCCGCGCCTTCTCAGCTGCCCGCACCGCTCGTGCCGGGACTGCCTCCGTCACTACCTGCGTCTGGAGATCAGCGAGAGCCGGGTGCCCATCAGCTGTCCCGAGTGCAGCGAGCGGCTCAACCCGCACGACATCCGCCTGCTGCTGGCCGACCCGCCGCTCATGCACAAATACGAGGAGTTCATGCTGCGCCGCTACCTGGCCTCAGACCCCGACTGCCGCTGGTGCCCGGCCCCCGACTGCGG TTATGCTGTTATTGCCTATGGCTGTGCCAGCTGCCCAAAGCTGACCTGTGAGAGGGAAGGCTGCCAGACTGAATTCTGTTACCACTGCAAGCAGATATGGCATCCAAATCAGACATGCGATATGGCCCGTCAACAGAGGGCACAGAGTTTACGAGTACGGACCAAACACACTTCAGGTCTCAGTTATGGGCAAGAATCTGGACCAG CAGATGACATCAAGCCATGCCCACGATGCAGTGCTTACATCATCAAGATGAATGATGGAAGCTGTAATCACATGACCTGTGCAGTATGTGGCTGTGAATTTTGTTGGCTTTGTATGAAAGAGATCTCAGACTTGCATTACCTCAG CCCCTCTGGCTGCACATTCTGGGGCAAGAAGCCATGGAGCCGTAAGAAGAAAATTCTTTGGCAGCTGGGTACATTGATTGGTGCTCCAGTGGGGATTTCCCTCATTGCTGGTATTGCCATTCCTGCCATGGTCATTGGCATTCCTGTTTATGTTGGCAGGAAG atccACAGCAGGTATGAGGGAAGGAAAACCTCCAAGCACAAGAGGAATTTGGCTATCACAGGAGGAGTGACTTTATCAGTCATTGCATCCCCAGTTATTGCTGCAGTTAGTGTTG GTATTGGTGTTCCCATTATGCTGGCATATGTCTATGGAGTTGTGCCCATTTCTCTCTGTCGTGGAGGAGGCTGTGGAGTTAGTACAGCCAATGGGAAAGGGGTGAAAATTGAGTTTGATGAAGATGATGGCCCAATCACAG TGGCAGATGCCTGGCGAGCCCTCAAGAATCCCAGCATTGGGGAAAGCAGCATTGAAGGCCTGACTAGTGTATTGAGCACCAGCGGAAGCCCTACAGATGGACTCAGTGTTATGCAGGGCCCTTACAGTGAAACAGCCAGCTTTGCAGCCCTCTCAGGGGGTACGCTGAGTGGTGGCATTCTGTCCAGTGGCAAAGGAAAATACAGCAG GTTAGAAGTCCAAGCCGATGTCCAAAAGGAAATTTTCCCCAAAGACACAGCCAGTCTTGGTGCAATTAGTGACAACGCAAGCACTCGTGCTATGGCCGGTTCCATAATCAGTTCCTACAATCCACAGGACAG AGAGTGCAACAATATGGAAATCCAAGTGGACATTGAAGCCAAGCCAAGCCACTATCAGCTAGTGAGTGGAAGCAGCACAGAGGACTCACTCCATGTCCATGCTCAGATGGCAGAAAATGAAGAAGGTAGTGGcagtggtggtggcggcagcagtGAAGAGGATCCTCCCTGTAAACACCAAAACTGTGACCAGAAAGACTGCTTGGCCAACAAACCTTGGGACATCAGCCTGGCCCAGCCTGAGAGCATCCGCAGTGACCTGGAGAGCTCTGATACACAGTCTGATGATGTGCCAGACATCACCTCAGATGAGTGTGGCTCCCCCCGCTCCCACACTGCAGCCTGTCCTTCTACCCCTAGAGCCCAAGGTGCACCAAGCCCAAGTGCCCATATGAACCTCTCTGCCCCATCTGAGGGGCAGACTGTTTTGAAGTCAGAAGGTGCAGAAGCCAACGTATGA